A stretch of DNA from Spirosoma endbachense:
CGGCCAATTGTCCCGTTTCCGGATTCACGGCTTTGAAAACCTCGCCCATCCCACCCGCACCTATGTAGGTGGTCAGGCGATAACCAGCAACGATGCGATTGAGAAAGGGTTGTGAGGGTGACATGGGGAATCGGTTTTAGTAGTTGGTTTACGGTAGACTTATGCAGGACGGAATTGTACTATGTTGTGCATCAGCCACCGTAAGCCAGCAATAACATGCGTAATGGTGGTACTTTTCTTTGTTGAGGATAGGAGCGGAAAGCGGTAGAAGGTATTATTGACGGGTATTGTGTAAAGACATAAGCTGTATCATTCAACAACCTGCCGACGGCCCATCAGTTCCAGACCATATTTGATCGGGACGGCGAAGGTGATTCGGGTGGCGTCGTCCCGGCTTGTGCTGGCCGAGAAAATTCCAATGGCGTTTCCATCGATATCAAATACTGGCCCTCCGCTATTGCCCGACCCTGTTGCATTGACTGTAAGCTGGTAGTAGTCACCAAATTCGCTGTAGTAAGCGGCCGCTTTACCCACAGACTGGCCGCGCAGAATCTTACCAACGTTGCCGGGTGTGACCGTAACGTCGGGCACTTTAACGATCTGAGGATTGCGGTTCGCAAAGTCAGAGGAATATTCGCCGACAAACACATCGGGTGAAATTCCGGGATAGCCCATTACCGTAATGGGTTGGCCAGCGGCAATACCTTTATCAGCGTCGCGCAGTTTTACCGGGCTGAGTGTTTCAGGAAGATCGATCTTAATGATTGCTACATCATGCTTGTTCGAAACAATGGGCTTGCCCTGGGCCGGGAAACGCTGCTCGTTTTTGTTGAACGTTACGTCGATGTAGGTGTTCTCGCCCTCAATAACTTTACCCGACATGGGTTTTCTGCCAAAAAACTGCGTTTCAGAAGGTACCCACCGGAATTCCTGCACGAGGTTCGGGCTGACTTCCCATCCTTTTGCGCCTTGCACTAACAATACGCCAGGGAAAGCATCTTTGGGGAAATCATAGTAAGAGTTCCAGGCCGCAGCCACATGGCGATTCGTCATGATGTGCCCCTGGGGCGACACAACAAATCCAGTTCCGCTGGCACCGGCCATCGCAATTGGTTTGCCAACGGCTACATTTCGCTTCAGGCCCAGCAGCGGCTCCACCTTACCCGGCGATGTTTCGATATACATGGCCACGTTAACAATGCTGCCATCTCTCTGTTTGACAGGCATATACTCGTGGTAGATATCGTCGCCGGTGGGTGTGTACGTCAGTTTATAGCCAAATTCAATGAAAACCACTTTGCTGGTATTGGCCGAAGCGATCTGTTCAGGGGTTAGTCCATTGTCGGTTTTGACCACCGGAATAACCGGTTTGTTGGTGATGACGATGGTTTTGCGTTCGCCGAATTTATCGCGGAAGGCGTAGCCTAAGCCAGAGAGAAGTACCAATACAACCGCTACGCTTAGCATCATCGTACGCGTGGTTTGCCGACGCTCGGTCACCATCATCCGCTCCACCGTTTGCTTGCCTAAGCCCACTTTATGTGGAGCCATCAGATCGGTATCGTTCAATTCATTACCGGCTTCAGCCAGACTAAGCTCCGTTGTTGGTTTGCCCGAAACGGCCATGTCCATAATACGGGTACTCATCATTAATTCGACCGGACGGGGGTTAAGGTCAAATTGAAAAACAGGTCCACCGTTTCCGAGTTGAATTTCATCGCCGGGTTGAACCACGGCTGATCCAATGACCCGACTCTTGTTGACGAAAATTCCATTGCGCGAATTGTTGTCAACCACACTGAAGGATAACGGCTGTTCGGTATCCCGAACCAGTTTGCCGTGCTCCCGCGATACGGCTGAATCGCGTTCGGGATCAAACCGAACGAGGTTCGTGGCAGCACGACCAAAGGTGAGTTCTGTGTATTTTTTGTAGTCGAACTCTTCGACCTGATTAGCTTTGGTTCCGGTGAGGTGCCGGATAACGAAACGATCTACTATAGTTGCCATGACGAGTTATGGTAAAGAGTGAAAGAGCGAATGTGTGAAATTGGTTGCCAGAACGAGGCTGAAAATGAGTGCCGTTTGACTGATACAAAGTTGGCAGGTGAGCCGCTGGCAGGAAATCGGGGAATGCCCTGAATTTAATCCCGGAGAACCTATATTTTGCCTCTATAGGAAAACCTATATTTTAGTGTAGATCTTTGGTTTTGAGTAATTTATCGGTCTACTTTTGAGGAAATACAAAAGAGTGAATGAGAGAAAGAGCGAATGAACGCCTGGTATATGACGCGTATTTGGTCAACTCTGAGAGGGATCGTGTTTCACCCATTTGCTCATTAACCCTTTTACCCATGCGCTATCTTTTGCTCTTCTTTCTGACCAGTACTGTAGCGGTTGCCCAGAATCCGATAATCGATTCATTACGTCGTGAGCTAACCAAATTGCCAACGGACAGCAACCGGGTGAAAACGTTACACGAACTGGCAACTAATCTTTGGTGGAACGGATACGATTCAATCGCAATCCAGACCCTTCGTCAGGGGATGAAGGTGGCCCAGCAGGTGAAGTACCCAACCGGTGAGATCCGTGCCCGGTTGGCGCTGGCCCGCATCGAAGCCGATTACTTATCGGATACGAAATCTGCACATGCTCAACTAGATACAGCTCAGCAAATGGCAATAACTATCCATGATTTATCCTTACAGGGGCAAGTGTTTCTTCGGCGGGCTCAACTGTATGAGAATATCATGGACAAACTTCCCGTAGCCAGAACGTTGCTGGATAAAGCGCTTCAGAAGTTCAAGCAGGCACCAGACCGTAAATGGGAGGCCCAGGCTTATAACGAAATGGCCATCATGAAAATGGGAGAAGGGAATTATGTCGCTGCGATTAATTTCTGGCTTAACGCACAGCGCATTCAGGAATCGATTGGAGACTGGAAAGGGTTACGGGCTACTTTGCCCAACCTGGGCGCGGTGTATATTAAACTCAATCGGTATACAGAAGCAATGGCCTGTTTTACCGAAGCCGAAAAGGTAGCTGACCGGTTGAACGACACCATGATCCGGACATTTATTCTGAGCCGGAAAGGGGAGATTTTTGAGAAAAAAGGAGAGTATGCCACAGCCCTGCCCTTATACCTACAGCAGGTAAAGGCGTATTCGAACCCGTATCTGCCCGGCAATCTGGCCAGAGCCTATGGAGCCGTTGGGCGGATGTATATTCAGCTGAACCAATACGACAAAGCGCTTCACTACACAAAATTATCGCAGGATACCTACCGAAAAACGGTCGAAAAAACGCAGGAAGCGATGGAACATAATGCGCAGGCCAACTTCGGGAAAATTTATCTGGCACTGAAGCAGTACGATCGCACGGTTTCCTCCGCCCGGGAGGGACTGGCATGGACAGAAAATGTCCGCGAAATGCGCCCTGAACGAACCGAATACCTGCGTCAGTTGTCGGACGCCTACGACCACCTGAAGCAGCCAGCCAAAGCACTTTATTACTTTAAACGTTACAAAGCAGAAGCTGACACTATGCTCAATGAAGAGGCTATGCAAAAGGCGACGGTTGCCAGCATGACATTTGATTTTGAGAAAAAACAGCAGGTTGTCCGGCTACAACAGGCTCGTCAGCAGGCGCGGATTCAATTGCTGGAAAACGATAATCTGGAAAAAACCAGAAATTTCCTGATTGTTTTGCTGCTGCTTAGTGCTGGCATACTGGGTTTTGTGTTCTGGAATAATCGGCGGTTACGGACCAGAAATGAGGAGTTGTCGCGGAAGAATGCCGAAATCGAAGCGGCTTTGTATAGGGGACAGACGATTGAACGAAAACGGGTCGCGAGCGAATTGCACGACAGCGTGGCCTCTAAAGTGTCGGCATTGAAATGGCGGTTCGAAGCGTTCGATACATCGCAGTTTGATACGGATCAGCATCGCGAACACGCTCGTCTGCTGGAGCATATGGGCGAAGTGTATGACGATATTCGGGCCATTTCTCATAATCTGATGCCCGAAATTCTGGAGAAACAGGGACTTCAGGCGGCCCTGATCAAACTCACCGATACGCTTAACGTACAGAATAGAACCCGGTTTTTGATTGAAGTAGAGAAATCGGGAGAAGACGTACGGGGTAAAACCGCTTATGAACTTTATGCGATCACCCTCGAACTGGTCAATAACATACTGAAACATGCCCGAGCGCGGCAGGCCGATATTTCCTTATTTCGGCAAAATGGCTTTCTGGCACTTACGGTTCAGGACGATGGGCAGGGTTTTAGTCTGGAAAATCAGAAGGACGGTATTGGTCTCCAGAACATTCAGTCCCGGCTGGAGCGGCTGGGCGGAACCTATCTGATCTCCAATCGGGATCAGGGTGGTACGCTGGTCAATGTACAGATTCCGATGGCTGGATAGCCTGGTAGCGATAGGATGGGTGAGTGAGGTCAGGTTCTTCAACCTGACCTTCGTGGGTTGCCAAACCGTATCTGGCTTGAACGACGAGGTTTTAAGAATCGCCACGGCGAATCGTCGCATCGGCGAACCGTCCTCGCTGTGTCGGTTTCTCAAAACCGACACCACATCACTGCATCGACTACTTTGCAGAAGAATTCAGGAATCATTCCAGGGATGTGAGTAAATACGTACTAATTGCACCTTGTAGCCTGTATGGCAAGCGTCAAGCAAAAAGATCTAAAGGGCAGCAATCAAATCCATTTTATGAAAGTCAGCTATTTATTGATTTGTCTCTTCTTATTCCTCTTCTCAATTAACGGTCAGGGGCAGGAACTAGCAACGTCTAAATCGTTAGAAGGCAGATGGGATATTGTGGTTGACATGGCCGGTAAACGATCACCGGCCTGGTTGGAAATAAGGCATTCAGGAAATCACACACTCGTTGGGCGGGTGATGTTCCTGTTTGGCAGTGCCCGGCCCATTGCAAAGATTAACTATACCAATGGGAAGTTTGACTTCTCGGTCCCGCCCCAGTGGGATAAGGGCGACGTCGACCTTCAGTTTGAAGGGACCGTTAGCGCCGACTCCCTGACCGGAACCGTTAAATACGTCGATAATAAGGTGTATACGTGGACAGGTGGCAGAGCCCCTGCTCTTCGGAGAAATAAAGCTCCTCAATGGGGTAGTCCGCTACAGCTAATCAATGGAAAAGATACGCAGGGCTGGCATACAGCCACTCAAAATCAATGGGTTGTAGAGGCCGGTGTGTTAAAAAGCCCAAAACCGGGTGCCAACCTGATTACCGATAAAGTATTCACTGATTTTAAATTGCATGCCGAGTTTCGTTACCCCAAAGGAGGGAATAGCGGGATATACCTTCGGGGACGCTATGAAGTACAGCTAACTGACAGTAAAGGATTAGAGCCGCTTGACGATCAATTTAGCGGTGTTTATGGCCTTTTGTCACCCAATGAAATGGTCGCCAAAGATGCTGGCGAATGGCAATCCATTGACATTACCCTCATTGGACGAAGAGTAACCATAGTAGCCAATGGCATTCCTGTAATCACAGACCAGGTGATTCCCGGTATTACGGGCGGTGCACTGGATAGTCGGGAAGGGGAGCCCGGTCCTATCATGCTACAGGGTGACCACGAGCCTATCGAATTTCGAAATATTTCGATAATCCCGGTTAAACCGTAGCTGCTTGAGACTTTTGACCCTTGTCTAAAGAGGGCATTTATATGAACCTATAGGCTGCTCTCGTAGTCAACACTTGCTCGGCATTGGTGTTCCCATCCTGCTGGCACCTCGCTAAATACACAATTAACACTAACCTCCATTCTTCACGTAAACTAGTGGTCGGTCCATTTAAACCTATAAGCCGGGCCGCCGATGCGGTTTTTGATACCTTATAGGTTTGTAATCAAATACCATTGAATACGATGGTATGGAAGTAGCATCATTGCCATGACCTAATCAATTTCTATCTTCAGAAATAGCAAGCAACCTTACAGAAATATGGCATTGGACTCTTTTGTAAAGCAGAATAAATATAGGTAAAAGTAATTTTTATTGTATTATTAAAAGAATTTACTAAAATTTATAGAATTATAGTATACTATTTTGACAAATAAAAATATTTAATTATATCCTTATCAAAATATATTTGATAGAATAAATATCCAATCTTATGTACAATTTCAGTACGAAATTCAAAACGATAGTATTGATGAGCTTTTTTTTTATAGCAAAAAATGCTCAGGCCCAAAGTAGTATTGTTAATAAGCAACATAACTACTGGCTTAGTCTTGGGTTAGGAAAAGCAGAATTTCCAAGTGCTATGGTTGCTTTAGGTTTCGAACCTAAGCACAGAAGTGCTATTATAATAGCTCGATACTCAGTAAGCGGTGAAATAGCACAACCAGTAGAGCCAGGTATTAAGATCAATGAGCTGGGAATACTCTACGGGATAAAACTTGGCAAATTCCGTTTTTCGACCGGTTTAAGTACTGTATGGGGTAATGAGAGAGGTATCTACCTATATACAGACCTTGATCCTCTATGGGGTACTGGAGCGAATTATCAATATCTCGGATATACAACTGTTGGGATACCTGGAGAAATTCGATTCATAACATCCGCCAAACATGTAGGAATAGGTATAACTGCTTTTGGAAACCTAAATGAACACCGATCGTTCATCGGAGTAAACCTGGCATTATATGTTGGGAAAATGAAATCTACTGGTCTGCCCAGTGACTGACTTTAACAGTTGCTTATAAAGCAGGAGACTGCTCGCTAAACTGTGTTACGGTTGGATAAAGTGCTAAAACCATTATTGTCGCCTGTGACGCAGTTTAGCGAGTTTCCTCTTTAAATTTCTGTTTTACCGTTGAACGTAATCTTCTTCTGTCTTTTTGTGAATATAGCCTAGAGCCTTTGTGGTACAGGCAGTTACGCGTTTTGTCTTATGCCTGAAGCGTATTGTTGACCTGGAATCTATTCGTAATCCAAAGCAGGAAAACGGCGTCGAAAACTAACGTAAAAGGAATTACGGATAGATTCTTGAAGAATAATAATATCGTCCATTCGGATGCAGAATTGGACAGAATACCGCCTTTTTTTAAGGTGAGGTATAAACAGGTTTCGTAAGCTAATAAATCAATTAAATAATTTAAAGTCCAGGCGATCAGCAAAAAAGCAATCAGGTTTAGCAAGATGGAAAACCACTGTTTTTTTACTTTTTGACTGGCGATGAGCCAATTCTGTTTACGGTTTTCCTGTTGGGTAATTAAGTGCTTGATACGCAAAACTCCTTTTTTGACATTCGCCAAACCGAGTACGTATAAGAACAAAATTACCCGAGCCGATTCAATAATGACTTCCAGAGTAATATTTAGGAAAGTAGATATTTCGCCAAATCCACCAAGCTGGATAACCCGACCAAATGCCGCAATGAGGCCAAGACCGGCCAATACCGCAAAATTCTTTTTAAAGAAGTAGAGGGTGCTGTATAGCCAGTTGAATTGGCTGAAAAGAGTAGATGAGGCATTCATAGGAGTGACCGAATTTGTTAAAAATGATGATTCGTATGTGCGTTTTTAGCAGGCTAAACGTTTACCCGACAGACCTTACTCTACGGAATGGATTCTTCTCACAAAATCCCGTGCTTAAGGGCGTACTTGATGATACCGATTGAATTTTTGACGCCTAGTTTGCGAAGGATGTTGTGGCGATGGGTCTCTACGGTGCCAGGGCTGATAAACAACGTATCGGCAATGGCATTGGTGGAGAGTTCCTGCGCAACGAGTCGGATGATTTCAATTTCGCGGTCGGTGAGCGGGGTAAGTAGGGCAGGTGCTTCGTCGGTTGGGCGAATTGGCTCTACAGGTAAGGCTACCAACTGGGTCATAACCGATTCAGAAAAGTATTTTTCGCCCCTTGCAATCGTACGAAGGGCTTTTTCAAGTTCGGCTTTACCGGCTTTTTTCATGACGTAACCCGAAATGCCAGCCCGAAAAGCCTCCCGAATATTATCCGCATCTTCGGAAACGGTTAACATCAGAATCTTAAGGTTCGGGAAAAGCTGCCGAACTTTTAGCGTCAGATTGATGCCATTCAGGTCGGGCATATCCATATCGGTCAACAGGATATCAACGTCATTTACGTGCAAAAAATCAACCACTTTCCGGCTGTCAATCAGCGTGCCTACGACCTCTACGCCCTCGATGCGGCTCAATAAAAGTGATAGGCTATCTAAAATAATTTCGTGATCGTCCGTTAATAGGAC
This window harbors:
- a CDS encoding 3-keto-disaccharide hydrolase, which produces MKVSYLLICLFLFLFSINGQGQELATSKSLEGRWDIVVDMAGKRSPAWLEIRHSGNHTLVGRVMFLFGSARPIAKINYTNGKFDFSVPPQWDKGDVDLQFEGTVSADSLTGTVKYVDNKVYTWTGGRAPALRRNKAPQWGSPLQLINGKDTQGWHTATQNQWVVEAGVLKSPKPGANLITDKVFTDFKLHAEFRYPKGGNSGIYLRGRYEVQLTDSKGLEPLDDQFSGVYGLLSPNEMVAKDAGEWQSIDITLIGRRVTIVANGIPVITDQVIPGITGGALDSREGEPGPIMLQGDHEPIEFRNISIIPVKP
- a CDS encoding trypsin-like peptidase domain-containing protein; this encodes MATIVDRFVIRHLTGTKANQVEEFDYKKYTELTFGRAATNLVRFDPERDSAVSREHGKLVRDTEQPLSFSVVDNNSRNGIFVNKSRVIGSAVVQPGDEIQLGNGGPVFQFDLNPRPVELMMSTRIMDMAVSGKPTTELSLAEAGNELNDTDLMAPHKVGLGKQTVERMMVTERRQTTRTMMLSVAVVLVLLSGLGYAFRDKFGERKTIVITNKPVIPVVKTDNGLTPEQIASANTSKVVFIEFGYKLTYTPTGDDIYHEYMPVKQRDGSIVNVAMYIETSPGKVEPLLGLKRNVAVGKPIAMAGASGTGFVVSPQGHIMTNRHVAAAWNSYYDFPKDAFPGVLLVQGAKGWEVSPNLVQEFRWVPSETQFFGRKPMSGKVIEGENTYIDVTFNKNEQRFPAQGKPIVSNKHDVAIIKIDLPETLSPVKLRDADKGIAAGQPITVMGYPGISPDVFVGEYSSDFANRNPQIVKVPDVTVTPGNVGKILRGQSVGKAAAYYSEFGDYYQLTVNATGSGNSGGPVFDIDGNAIGIFSASTSRDDATRITFAVPIKYGLELMGRRQVVE
- a CDS encoding tetratricopeptide repeat-containing sensor histidine kinase, with product MRYLLLFFLTSTVAVAQNPIIDSLRRELTKLPTDSNRVKTLHELATNLWWNGYDSIAIQTLRQGMKVAQQVKYPTGEIRARLALARIEADYLSDTKSAHAQLDTAQQMAITIHDLSLQGQVFLRRAQLYENIMDKLPVARTLLDKALQKFKQAPDRKWEAQAYNEMAIMKMGEGNYVAAINFWLNAQRIQESIGDWKGLRATLPNLGAVYIKLNRYTEAMACFTEAEKVADRLNDTMIRTFILSRKGEIFEKKGEYATALPLYLQQVKAYSNPYLPGNLARAYGAVGRMYIQLNQYDKALHYTKLSQDTYRKTVEKTQEAMEHNAQANFGKIYLALKQYDRTVSSAREGLAWTENVREMRPERTEYLRQLSDAYDHLKQPAKALYYFKRYKAEADTMLNEEAMQKATVASMTFDFEKKQQVVRLQQARQQARIQLLENDNLEKTRNFLIVLLLLSAGILGFVFWNNRRLRTRNEELSRKNAEIEAALYRGQTIERKRVASELHDSVASKVSALKWRFEAFDTSQFDTDQHREHARLLEHMGEVYDDIRAISHNLMPEILEKQGLQAALIKLTDTLNVQNRTRFLIEVEKSGEDVRGKTAYELYAITLELVNNILKHARARQADISLFRQNGFLALTVQDDGQGFSLENQKDGIGLQNIQSRLERLGGTYLISNRDQGGTLVNVQIPMAG
- a CDS encoding response regulator → MPSSIRVLLTDDHEIILDSLSLLLSRIEGVEVVGTLIDSRKVVDFLHVNDVDILLTDMDMPDLNGINLTLKVRQLFPNLKILMLTVSEDADNIREAFRAGISGYVMKKAGKAELEKALRTIARGEKYFSESVMTQLVALPVEPIRPTDEAPALLTPLTDREIEIIRLVAQELSTNAIADTLFISPGTVETHRHNILRKLGVKNSIGIIKYALKHGIL